Part of the Pseudomonas baltica genome is shown below.
AAGTAGTCGACATCGAGCATGATCAAGGCCAATGGATAGCCTTGGCGTTTGGCGCGACGGATCTCCAGTGCCAGCACCATGTCGAGCTTGCGGCGATTGCCGAGCCCGGTGAGGCTGTCGGTCAGGGCCATTTCCTGCACGGTGCGGTGCGCCTGGCGCAGTTCGTTTTCCATTTCTATGCGCTGGCGCAGCTGGCCGAGCACGATAAAACCGAAGCCGGTCAGAAACCCTACCAGCAACAGCAAGTACAGGCCGGTCTTGATCAGGTCGCGACGCCATGGGCCGACGAAGGATTCGCGCGACAGACCAGCCTCGACCACCAGCGGATAACTGCTCAGGGCGCGGTAGCCATACAGGCGATAGGTGCCGTCGACGACGGCCTTGACCTCGGCCACGCCCTCGTTGGAAGTTGGCAGGTAGCGCTTGAAAATCACGCTGTCAGCCAAGGTCTGCGTGGTGACTGCCGGGCTGAAGGGGCGCCGGACCAGGATTCGACCATCACGCAGGGCCAGCACCAGCGCGCCTTTGTCGTCGATCTTGAAGTCGCCGTAGTAGTCGACGAAATAGCTGACGCGCAGAGTGCCCAGCAGGACTCCGGCGAACGAGCCGTCGGGATTGTTGAGCCGCCGGGATACCGGAATGATCGGTTCGCCGGTAGAGCGGCTGTTGACCACTTCGCCGATGCGCACGTTGCGGTCGGTGTGGGTGCGGTGATAGATGAAGTAGTCGCGGTCGGCGTTGTTGGCCTGGTCTGGGGTGATGGCTTTGTCGGTGACGATCCACTGGCCATCGGGACCATAGATGAACAGCCCGTGGAGCTGCGGCATGATCCTGGCCTGCTGGACCATCAACGCATGGATCCTGGGCACGTTGATGCTTGCCAGGCCATCGCCCTCGACACGCTCGCCGAGTGCGTCGGTCAGTACATCCACCTGGCGGATGGCATCTTCGGCGTGCTGCGCCGTGGCGCGCGCCAGGTTGGTGACCGAGTCGTTGGCCATGACGAAGGCCTGGCGGTAATCACGCCAGGCGCGCCAGCCCTCGACGGTCACGAAGGTGACGATCACCAGCACGATGAAACAGACCGTGAGGCGGAATACCGTGGCGGTACGAACCGTCCCTGAACTCGTGGAGTCTGGCGGTGTGTCCGGCGGCATGTATGACCTTTTGCGTCCAAGCATGGTGTTTCTCATTCAGACACTATCAGTTTGAGCACGCGATTCTGCCGATAACAGCTCGACTTGTCGCTACCTCTGCTCAGGCAGCTTGGGTGCAACGAGTAAGGCGAGCCTCTCTATATAGTAGAGGGGGATGGGCTTTTGGAGAAAAGTCGTAAATTGCTGAAATAAAAGGTTGACCGGTTATTCCAGTGCTGTATTATTCGCCTCCCGCAGACGAGCACTTAGGTGCCCCAAGCGAGTCAAGTGTTTGAAGTTGTTCAGGTTTCTAGCGAAACACTTCAAAATAAACGCTTGACAGGATGTGAGGCTAGCGTAGAATGCGCGCCTCGGTTGAGACGAAAGAATCAACCCACCGCTCTTTAACAATTGAATCAAGCAATTCGTGTGGGTGCTTGTGAGCTCAGACTGATAGTCAAAAGATTATCAGCATCACAAATACTCCGCGAGAAATCAAAGAGTTACCTCGAATCTTCGGATTCGAGAATTGCGATTGCTGAGCCAAGTTTATAAGGTTTTCTCAAAACCTAATTGCAGTATTGAACTGAAGAGTTTGATCATGGCTCAGATTGAACGCTGGCGGCAGGCCTAACACATGCAAGTCGAGCGGATGAGAAGAGCTTGCTCCTCGATTCAGCGGCGGACGGGTGAGTAATGCCTAGGAATCTGCCTGGTAGTGGGGGACAACGTTTCGAAAGGAACGCTAATACCGCATACGTCCTACGGGAGAAAGCAGGGGACCTTCGGGCCTTGCGCTATCAGATGAGCCTAGGTCGGATTAGCTAGTTGGTGAGGTAATGGCTCACCAAGGCGACGATCCGTAACTGGTCTGAGAGGATGATCAGTCACACTGGAACTGAGACACGGTCCAGACTCCTACGGGAGGCAGCAGTGGGGAATATTGGACAATGGGCGAAAGCCTGATCCAGCCATGCCGCGTGTGTGAAGAAGGTCTTCGGATTGTAAAGCACTTTAAGTTGGGAGGAAGGGCAGTTTCCTAATACGAAATTGTTTTGACGTTACCGACAGAATAAGCACCGGCTAACTCTGTGCCAGCAGCCGCGGTAATACAGAGGGTGCAAGCGTTAATCGGAATTACTGGGCGTAAAGCGCGCGTAGGTGGTTTGTTAAGTTGAATGTGAAATCCCCGGGCTCAACCTGGGAACTGCATCCAAAACTGGCAAGCTAGAGTAGGGCAGAGGGTGGTGGAATTTCCTGTGTAGCGGTGAAATGCGTAGATATAGGAAGGAACACCAGTGGCGAAGGCGACCACCTGGGCTCATACTGACACTGAGGTGCGAAAGCGTGGGGAGCAAACAGGATTAGATACCCTGGTAGTCCACGCCGTAAACGATGTCAACTAGCCGTTGGGAGTCTTGAACTCTTAGTGGCGCAGCTAACGCATTAAGTTGACCGCCTGGGGAGTACGGCCGCAAGGTTAAAACTCAAATGAATTGACGGGGGCCCGCACAAGCGGTGGAGCATGTGGTTTAATTCGAAGCAACGCGAAGAACCTTACCAGGCCTTGACATCCAATGAACTTTCCAGAGATGGATTGGTGCCTTCGGGAACATTGAGACAGGTGCTGCATGGCTGTCGTCAGCTCGTGTCGTGAGATGTTGGGTTAAGTCCCGTAACGAGCGCAACCCTTGTCCTTAGTTACCAGCACGTTATGGTGGGCACTCTAAGGAGACTGCCGGTGACAAACCGGAGGAAGGTGGGGATGACGTCAAGTCATCATGGCCCTTACGGCCTGGGCTACACACGTGCTACAATGGTCGGTACAGAGGGTTGCCAAGCCGCGAGGTGGAGCTAATCTCACAAAACCGATCGTAGTCCGGATCGCAGTCTGCAACTCGACTGCGTGAAGTCGGAATCGCTAGTAATCGCGAATCAGAATGTCGCGGTGAATACGTTCCCGGGCCTTGTACACACCGCCCGTCACACCATGGGAGTGGGTTGCACCAGAAGTAGCTAGTCTAACCTTCGGGAGGACGGTTACCACGGTGTGATTCATGACTGGGGTGAAGTCGTAACAAGGTAGCCGTAGGGGAACCTGCGGCTGGATCACCTCCTTAATCGACGACATCAGCTGGCTCATGAGCTCCCACACGAATTGCTTGATTCATTGAAGAAGACGATAGAAGCAGCCCGAAATTGGGTCTGTAGCTCAGTTGGTTAGAGCGCACCCCTGATAAGGGTGAGGTCGGCAGTTCGAATCTGCCCAGACCCACCAATTTTGTGTGGGAAACGCCTGTAGAAATATGGGGCCATAGCTCAGCTGGGAGAGCGCCTGCCTTGCACGCAGGAGGTCAACGGTTCGATCCCGTTTGGCTCCACCACTTACTGCTTCGTTGCCAAAGCTTAGAAATGAGCACTCCATCAATTGATGGTTGAGTGTTGATTTCTGATCTTTTTCAGAATCGTTCTTTAAAAATTTGGGTATGTGATAGAAAGATAGACTGGATGACACTTTCACTGGTGTTCATTCAGGCTAAGGTAAAATTTGTGAGTGGCTCTTAAGAGTTTTGCGAATTTTCGGCGAATGTCGTCTTCACAGTATAACCAGATTGCTTGGGGTTATATGGTCAAGTGAAGAAGCGCATACGGTGGATGCCTTGGCAGTCAGAGGCGATGAAAGACGTGGTAGCCTGCGAAAAGCTTCGGGGAGTCGGCAAACAGACTGTGATCCGGAGATGTCTGAATGGGGGAACCCAGCCATCATAAGATGGTTATCCTGCACTGAATACATAGGTGCTGGAAGCGAACCAGGGGAACTGAAACATCTAAGTACCCTGAGGAAAAGAAATCAACCGAGATTCCCTTAGTAGTGGCGAGCGAACGGGGACCAGCCCTTAAGTGGCTTTGAGATTAGCGGAACGCTCTGGAAAGTGCGGCCATAGTGGGTGATAGCCCTGTACGCGAAAATCTCTTGGTCATGAAATCGAGTAGGACGGGGCACGAGAAACCTTGTCTGAATATGGGGGGACCATCCTCCAAGGCTAAATACTACTGACTGACCGATAGTGAACTAGTACCGTGAGGGAAAGGCGAAAAGAACCCCGGAGAGGGGAGTGAAATAGATCCTGAAACCGTATGCGTACAAGCAGTGGGAGCAGACTTGTTCTGTGACTGCGTACCTTTTGTATAATGGGTCAGCGACTTATTTTCAGTGGCGAGCTTAACCGAATAGGGGAGGCGTAGCGAAAGCGAGTGTTAATAGCGCGTTTAGTCGCTGGGAATAGACCCGAAACCGGGCGATCTATCCATGGGCAGGTTGAAGGTTGGGTAACACTAACTGGAGGACCGAACCGACTACCGTTGAAAAGTTAGCGGATGACCTGTGGATCGGAGTGAAAGGCTAATCAAGCTCGGAGATAGCTGGTTCTCCTCGAAAGCTATTTAGGTAGCGCCTCATGTATCACTGTAGGGGGTAGAGCACTGTTTCGGCTAGGGGGTCATCCCGACTTACCAAACCGATGCAAACTCCGAATACCTACAAGTGCCGAGCATGGGAGACACACGGCGGGTGCTAACGTCCGTCGTGAAAAGGGAAACAACCCAGACCGTCAGCTAAGGTCCCAAAATCCTGGTTAAGTGGGAAACGATGTGGGAAGGCTTAGACAGCTAGGAGGTTGGCTTAGAAGCAGCCACCCTTTAAAGAAAGCGTAATAGCTCACTAGTCGAGTCGGCCTGCGCGGAAGATGTAACGGGGCTCAAACCAGGTACCGAAGCTACGGGTATCACCTTTTGGTGATGCGGTAGAGGAGCGTTCTGTAAGCCTGTGAAGGTGAGTTGAGAAGCTTGCTGGAGGTATCAGAAGTGCGAATGCTGACATGAGTAACGACAATGGGTGTGAAAAACACCCACGCCGAAAGACCAAGGTTTCCTGCGCAACGTTAATCGACGCAGGGTTAGTCGGTCCCTAAGGCGAGGCTGAAAAGCGTAGTCGATGGAAAACAGGTTAATATTCCTGTACTTCTGGTTACTGCGATGGAGGGACGGAGAAGGCTAGGCCAGCTTGGCGTTGGTTGTCCAAGTTTAAGGTGGTAGGCTGAGATCTTAGGTAAATCCGGGATCTTAAGGCCGAGAGCTGATGACGAGTGCTCATTAGAGCGCGAAGTGGTTGATGCCATGCTTCCAAGAAAAGCTTCTAAGCTTCAGGTAACCAGGAACCGTACCCCAAACCGACACAGGTGGTTGGGTAGAGAATACCAAGGCGCTTGAGAGAACTCGGGTGAAGGAACTAGGCAAAATGGCACCGTAACTTCGGGAGAAGGTGCGCCGGTGAGGGTGAAGGACTTGCTCCGTAAGCTCATGCCGGTCGAAGATACCAGGCCGCTGCGACTGTTTATTAAAAACACAGCACTCTGCAAACACGAAAGTGGACGTATAGGGTGTGACGCCTGCCCGGTGCCGGAAGGTTAATTGATGGGGTTAGCTCACGCGAAGCTCTTGATCGAAGCCCCGGTAAACGGCGGCCGTAACTATAACGGTCCTAAGGTAGCGAAATTCCTTGTCGGGTAAGTTCCGACCTGCACGAATGGCGTAACGATGGCGGCGCTGTCTCCACCCGAGACTCAGTGAAATTGAAATCGCTGTGAAGATGCAGTGTATCCGCGGCTAGACGGAAAGACCCCGTGAACCTTTACTATAGCTTTGCACTGGACTTTGAATTTGCTTGTGTAGGATAGGTGGGAGGCTTTGAAGCGAGGACGCCAGTTCTTGTGGAGCCAACCTTGAAATACCACCCTGGCAACTTTGAGGTTCTAACTCAGGTCCGTTATCCGGATCGAGGACAGTGTATGGTGGGTAGTTTGACTGGGGCGGTCTCCTCCTAAAGAGTAACGGAGGAGTACGAAGGTGCGCTCAGACCGGTCGGAAATCGGTCGTAGAGTATAAAGGCAAAAGCGCGCTTGACTGCGAGACAGACACGTCGAGCAGGTACGAAAGTAGGTCTTAGTGATCCGGTGGTTCTGTATGGAAGGGCCATCGCTCAACGGATAAAAGGTACTCCGGGGATAACAGGCTGATACCGCCCAAGAGTTCATATCGACGGCGGTGTTTGGCACCTCGATGTCGGCTCATCACATCCTGGGGCTGAAGCCGGTCCCAAGGGTATGGCTGTTCGCCATTTAAAGTGGTACGCGAGCTGGGTTTAGAACGTCGTGAGACAGTTCGGTCCCTATCTGCCGTGGACGTTTGAGATTTGAGAGGGGCTGCTCCTAGTACGAGAGGACCGGAGTGGACGAACCTCTGGTGTTCCGGTTGTCACGCCAGTGGCATTGCCGGGTAGCTATGTTCGGGAAAGATAACCGCTGAAAGCATCTAAGCGGGAAACTTGCCTCAAGATGAGATCTCACTGGAACCTTGAGTTCCCTAAAGGGCCGTCGAAGACTACGACGTTGATAGGTTGGGTGTGTAAGCGCTGTGAGGCGTTGAGCTAACCAATACTAATTGCCCGTGAGGCTTGACCATATAACACCCAAGCAATTTGCGACTCGAAAGAGCATCAGATTGCGGTGACTGTGGAGATGACACGAACCGAAAGTTCGTCGACTCTGAAGCGACACCCACAAATTATCACATACCCGATTCGCTGGAAGACCGCCCAAACGGTCTGCTGGCAAACAGAATTTCTTGACGACCATAGAGTATTGGAACCACCTGATCCCATCCCGAACTCAGAAGTGAAACGATGCATCGCCGATGGTAGTGTGGGGTTTCCCCATGTGAGAGTAGGTCATCGTCAAGATTCAATTCCGAAACCCCCATCTGCGAAGGCAGGTGGGGGTTTTGTCTTTCTGGTGCCTGGCAAAGTCAAAGTCAAAGTCAAGATCAACAGCTTCGCGGGCAAGCCTTGCTCCCACGGTATGCACGGCATGCAATTGTGGGGGCAAGGCTCGCCCGCGAAGGGGGCGACCCTGCCAAACATCTCAATCGCCGTAATACTCACCATGTTTTGTGTTTATGCTCAGCCAAAACTATATGTTTTATATATATCAAAAACAGCTTCAGACCGACCCCGCAATAAACCCCCTCAGCCATTGATGGGCGGGATCCCGATGCAGGCGTTCAGGCCAGAACATCGCCATTTCATAACCGGGAATCGGCACGGGCGGCTCCATCACCTGCAAGCCGCCATGGCCCGCCACCAGCCGAGCCGGCAGCAGCGCCACCAGATCGGTGCTCGCCAGCGCTGCCGCGACGAACAGAAAATGCGGCACCGACAACACCACTGTGCGGCTCAAGCCGCGTTCGGCCAGCACCTGGTCAGTGATGCCGATAAACCCGCCCCCATCCGGCGAAACCATAACGTGTTGCAACTGGCAGAACAGCTCGAGGCTCGGCGCCTGGTCCAGCAGCGGATGACCAATGCGACTGGCGAGCACATAGCGCTCGCTGTACAGCACCTGCATATGCAGGCCCGCCGGAGCATCGTCGCGGGTATGAAAACCCAGATCGATATGGCCGTCTTCGGCGTCCTTGGCCATACGTGAAGGGGCCTTTTCGATCACTGCCAGGCGCGTGTGCGGCGCGGCATCGCGCAGGCCCGCCAGCACCGGCAGCAAAATGGTCGAGGCGCTATTGTCGGAGGCGGCGATTCGCCAGGTATGTGTGGCCTGCAGTGGATCGAAAGGCCCTGCCGGCGCGATCGCCTGGGTCAGGGCTTCCAGCGCCCGGCGCAGTGGCTCGCGCAACGCGTCCGCCTTGGCGGTCGGGCGCATGCCGCGCGGGCCCGGCAACAACAGCGGATCATCGAACACATGGCGCAGTTTGGAGAGATGCACGCTCACCGAGGGCTGCGACAGATGCAAACGCTCGGCTGTGCGGGTGACATTGGGGTCAGCCAGCAACGCATCGAGGGTGACCAGCAAATTGAGGTCGACGCGACGTAGATTATTCATGGTAATACCTGCCATATCAGCTATTCATTTCTAATATACCTGGCAAAAACCTAGGCTGAGCATTACCCGATCAACATACAGAGCCAGCCATGAAAATCCTCATTGTCTACGCCCACCCCGAGCCGCAGTCCCTCAACGGCGCCCTCAAGGATTTCGCCGTGCAGCATTTGCAACAGGCCGGTCACCAGGTGCAGGTGTCCGACCTGTACGCCATGCAGTGGAAGGCCGTCCTCGACGCCGAAGATACCCGCGAGCAGATCGACCCCCGGCGTTTCTACCCCGACCGTGATTCAGAACACGCCTTTGCCTGCGGCCTGCAAAGCGCCGACATCACTGCCGAGCAGCAGAAACTGCTCTGGGCCGACACCGTAATCCTGCAGTTTCCGCTGTGGTGGTTCAGCCTGCCGGCAATCCTCAAGGGCTGGGTGGAGCGCGTGTACGCCTACGGCTTTGCCTACGGCGTGGGCGAGCATTGCGACACGCACTGGGGCGATCGTTACGGTGAAGGGACCCTGGCCGGCAAGCGCGCCATGCTGATCGTCAGCGCAGGCGGCTGGCAGTCCCACTACAGCCCGCGCGGCATCAACGGCCCGATCGAGGATTTGCTCTACCCCATCCACCACGGGGTGCTGTATTACCCGGGCTTCGAGGTGCTGCCGCCCTATCTGATCTACCGCACCAGCCGCGTCGACGAGGCCCGTTTCGCTGTGATCCGTTCAGAGCTGGCGCAGCGCCTGGATACCCTGGCGACCACCACGCCGATCGCCTTCAGGCCGCAGAACGG
Proteins encoded:
- a CDS encoding sensor domain-containing diguanylate cyclase — protein: MLGRKRSYMPPDTPPDSTSSGTVRTATVFRLTVCFIVLVIVTFVTVEGWRAWRDYRQAFVMANDSVTNLARATAQHAEDAIRQVDVLTDALGERVEGDGLASINVPRIHALMVQQARIMPQLHGLFIYGPDGQWIVTDKAITPDQANNADRDYFIYHRTHTDRNVRIGEVVNSRSTGEPIIPVSRRLNNPDGSFAGVLLGTLRVSYFVDYYGDFKIDDKGALVLALRDGRILVRRPFSPAVTTQTLADSVIFKRYLPTSNEGVAEVKAVVDGTYRLYGYRALSSYPLVVEAGLSRESFVGPWRRDLIKTGLYLLLLVGFLTGFGFIVLGQLRQRIEMENELRQAHRTVQEMALTDSLTGLGNRRKLDMVLALEIRRAKRQGYPLALIMLDVDYFKRFNDKYGHSAGDDCLRRVADTLRKTLKRPADLAVRYGGEEFTVLLPDTSEVGAGLIAQEIVEAVRALAIEHSEHPLGIVTISGGIASCAPATGDVTPDELIKAADGFLYSAKNNGRNRWESVDTSSRVGVSRQGAQPQ
- a CDS encoding LysR substrate-binding domain-containing protein, translated to MNNLRRVDLNLLVTLDALLADPNVTRTAERLHLSQPSVSVHLSKLRHVFDDPLLLPGPRGMRPTAKADALREPLRRALEALTQAIAPAGPFDPLQATHTWRIAASDNSASTILLPVLAGLRDAAPHTRLAVIEKAPSRMAKDAEDGHIDLGFHTRDDAPAGLHMQVLYSERYVLASRIGHPLLDQAPSLELFCQLQHVMVSPDGGGFIGITDQVLAERGLSRTVVLSVPHFLFVAAALASTDLVALLPARLVAGHGGLQVMEPPVPIPGYEMAMFWPERLHRDPAHQWLRGFIAGSV
- a CDS encoding NAD(P)H-dependent oxidoreductase; protein product: MKILIVYAHPEPQSLNGALKDFAVQHLQQAGHQVQVSDLYAMQWKAVLDAEDTREQIDPRRFYPDRDSEHAFACGLQSADITAEQQKLLWADTVILQFPLWWFSLPAILKGWVERVYAYGFAYGVGEHCDTHWGDRYGEGTLAGKRAMLIVSAGGWQSHYSPRGINGPIEDLLYPIHHGVLYYPGFEVLPPYLIYRTSRVDEARFAVIRSELAQRLDTLATTTPIAFRPQNGGAYAIPELTLRDDIAPGRTGLRIHVESEAIESPSAAPRG